From Pedobacter aquae:
GTAGAATCGCCAATGAGAAATAAGGTAGGTTTATCTGCTTTTTTAAGCGCTAAACATGAAATAGCTAGTACTAAAACAGGAAGTAATAAGATTTTATATTTTTTGAACATGCGTCTTTTATGATTTGATTAAGAACTTTTTTAATCTCTTTTCTGATGATGCTTTAATACCTTCTACAATAGATTGCGCATTAATTCTTGCGCCTTCTTTATTGGTATGGGTATGGTCGCCTGCAAAAAAATCTTTCACTTTATCTGGTCCTAAGGCGTCATACTTATCAGCCGTTATAGCATTTAAATCAATAAAAGTAACATCTTCTTCTTGTGCTACTGTTTTTGCCCATAAACCAAAATCCTTATCTACACGTTTCACTTTTCCATTAGCCCATTGGTTACGTGGTATCATAGATAAAACAATAGGAATAGCACCTTTAGCTTTACTTTCTTTGATGAACTTTCTGAGGTAATAACCATGCGTATAAACAGTTTCTACAGTTCCGTCTTTCCAGGTAAGGTTAACAGTTTCTTCGCCAGTGCCACGTAAAACACCACGATAACCTGCTTTAGAAGTATCGGGTTTACTACCATCATTATGTCCAAATTGCATTAAAACATAATCTCCTGGCTGTAAACTATTTACAACTTTCTCCCAACGTTGTTCTTTAACAAAAGTACGGGTGCTTCTGCCTGCCATAGCGTGGTTTTTAATAGTTACTTTGGTAGAATCAAAAAAAGTTGGTAAAAGACTACCCCAACCCCACTGGGCTTTATCATTATTTCTTACGGTAGAATCGCCAATTAAATAAATGGTTGGCTTATCTTGAGGTTTAAAAGCAATTAAAATGGCAAAAAAACTGGCTAATAAAAAAGCAAACTTTTTCATCTTCATACGTTAAGGTTTATTTAGGTTTAAGTTGAGGTAAACAGGTGCGTTTCTATCACAAGTGATGATGCCGTTTTCGTATTTTAACTCGGCAACTTGTATGCTGCTTCTTCTTTGTTCATAAGTATCTTTCCCTTTATTTTCTGGGGTTTTGCCTGGGTGAGTAAAGTAAAAAACATAAGCTTTATCACCTCTTACTACAACATCGGGGTGACCACCTATAACGCCATCATCTACACCTGTACCAGGCTTTTCTAGTATGTTTTCTTTTTGTTTTTTCCAGGTGATTAAATCTGTTGAAGCGTAAATTCCTAATCCACGCCACATATCTACCACCATCCAATATTTATCTTTCCATTTAAAAACTTTAGGGCCTTCGCCACGGGTAGCAAGTGCTTTGCCTTTGTCTGTCCAGTTATATAAATCCTTACTATCTGCATAATAAACAGATTTACCATCGTTTTCATTATTGTACCACATACGCCATCCGCCTTCAGGCAAAGGGAATACACAGGCATCAATAACTTTATCTTTAGCTAGTTGAAGCTTACTTTCAAATTTCCAATCTAGCAAATTGGCACTGGTAAGGTGAAGGATGTATCTTGGATGCTGCCAATCTTTAAAAATACCGGGAACATAGGTTAAATACATATGGTAAAGCCCTTCATGCGCTATAACTTCA
This genomic window contains:
- a CDS encoding rhamnogalacturonan acetylesterase, which translates into the protein MKMKKFAFLLASFFAILIAFKPQDKPTIYLIGDSTVRNNDKAQWGWGSLLPTFFDSTKVTIKNHAMAGRSTRTFVKEQRWEKVVNSLQPGDYVLMQFGHNDGSKPDTSKAGYRGVLRGTGEETVNLTWKDGTVETVYTHGYYLRKFIKESKAKGAIPIVLSMIPRNQWANGKVKRVDKDFGLWAKTVAQEEDVTFIDLNAITADKYDALGPDKVKDFFAGDHTHTNKEGARINAQSIVEGIKASSEKRLKKFLIKS
- a CDS encoding family 43 glycosylhydrolase, which produces MMLFRLCFLAIILCFSSCFVKKSTLEQADKPLFRDPIFDGAADPVVIFNTKTQKWLMFYTNRRANASDLDGVTWVHGTRIGIAESINGAKWNYLDTANIKYRDADYTHWAPEVIAHEGLYHMYLTYVPGIFKDWQHPRYILHLTSANLLDWKFESKLQLAKDKVIDACVFPLPEGGWRMWYNNENDGKSVYYADSKDLYNWTDKGKALATRGEGPKVFKWKDKYWMVVDMWRGLGIYASTDLITWKKQKENILEKPGTGVDDGVIGGHPDVVVRGDKAYVFYFTHPGKTPENKGKDTYEQRRSSIQVAELKYENGIITCDRNAPVYLNLNLNKP